A genomic stretch from Chitinophaga agri includes:
- a CDS encoding CocE/NonD family hydrolase — protein sequence MLLFSSLLSAQSKRYVIDSTLEIPLKDGTVLSCMLLYQEGAALPLPVVLRANCYPSKSDTIRAQYVADSGYAGVFVYNRGKSRSGGSFYPMENDAADNYEAIDWISKQPWCNGKIGMYGGSYLGFAQWATVKNIHPALRTIVPQVAVGPGVDYPNPGGIFLTYMLQWLKYVRNNHYLDDATFFDQEKWSSLNKEYLLRGLPFSALDSLEGSGMDTIFQRWIMHPGNDDYWQKMTPTPEEFARINIPILSTTGFFDDDQRGAIYYYNAHHTYGTAAALKDHYLFIGPFDHGGGQGGKRRDTIAPYIIDKAAMVDQKQLVLDWFNYTLKGGPKPAFLRDRIAVFAMGENKWHYFPSVEKMNTDTLSFYLPAKPEETMTKRKRGGRKPLVFSFDAADTADDTLTIYDANSAVITEAMFSRKQLITLATPPFDKDLILNGSISAELWMSSGTPDADLMLSWWEVDSEGKRWPLAHTAQRLSLSIDKAKPSYWKENEIYHITLKEGAWMCKQIRKGSRIVMTISPAANLYWQKNYGAAKDVSQQTLLDALMHELRFYPESHINIPVM from the coding sequence TTGCTCTTATTTAGCAGCCTGCTTTCCGCGCAGTCCAAACGATATGTGATTGACAGTACCCTGGAGATACCGCTGAAAGATGGTACTGTCCTAAGCTGTATGCTGCTGTACCAGGAAGGTGCTGCGCTGCCTTTGCCTGTCGTATTGAGGGCCAACTGTTATCCGTCAAAATCCGACACGATCAGGGCGCAGTATGTGGCAGATAGCGGGTACGCAGGTGTCTTCGTATATAACAGGGGCAAATCCCGTTCCGGTGGTAGTTTTTATCCGATGGAGAATGATGCGGCTGACAACTACGAGGCGATCGACTGGATCAGTAAGCAACCCTGGTGTAACGGTAAGATCGGCATGTACGGGGGATCGTACCTGGGCTTTGCCCAGTGGGCCACTGTTAAAAATATACACCCTGCACTCAGGACCATCGTGCCGCAGGTTGCCGTAGGGCCAGGGGTAGATTATCCCAATCCTGGTGGCATCTTTCTGACCTACATGCTGCAATGGCTGAAATACGTACGTAATAACCATTATCTCGATGATGCTACGTTCTTTGATCAGGAAAAATGGAGTTCTCTGAATAAAGAGTACCTGCTGAGAGGCTTGCCTTTCAGTGCGCTCGACTCCCTGGAGGGAAGCGGCATGGATACCATCTTCCAGCGATGGATCATGCATCCGGGTAATGATGACTATTGGCAGAAAATGACGCCGACCCCGGAGGAATTTGCCCGTATCAATATTCCTATCCTCTCTACCACCGGTTTCTTTGATGACGACCAGCGCGGGGCGATCTATTATTACAATGCACATCATACCTACGGCACCGCCGCGGCCCTGAAGGATCATTATCTTTTCATCGGGCCGTTCGACCATGGCGGCGGACAGGGTGGTAAACGCAGGGACACGATTGCCCCCTATATTATCGATAAGGCAGCCATGGTAGACCAGAAGCAGCTGGTGCTGGATTGGTTTAACTATACCCTGAAAGGTGGCCCGAAACCGGCCTTTCTGCGGGACCGGATCGCTGTTTTTGCAATGGGAGAGAATAAGTGGCATTACTTCCCTTCAGTGGAAAAGATGAACACGGATACCCTGTCTTTCTATCTGCCAGCCAAACCTGAAGAGACCATGACAAAAAGGAAAAGAGGGGGGAGGAAACCACTGGTGTTCTCTTTCGATGCGGCAGATACGGCTGACGATACACTGACCATCTATGACGCCAACAGCGCTGTTATTACAGAAGCCATGTTCAGCAGGAAACAGCTGATCACACTTGCCACACCGCCATTCGATAAGGACCTGATCCTGAATGGGAGTATCAGTGCAGAACTCTGGATGTCATCCGGCACGCCCGATGCGGACCTGATGCTCAGCTGGTGGGAGGTGGACAGTGAAGGTAAACGCTGGCCGCTGGCACATACTGCGCAACGGCTGTCGCTCAGTATTGATAAGGCGAAGCCAAGCTACTGGAAGGAGAACGAGATCTATCATATTACATTGAAAGAAGGGGCCTGGATGTGTAAGCAGATCCGGAAAGGTAGTCGTATTGTAATGACCATTAGCCCGGCCGCCAATCTTTACTGGCAGAAAAATTACGGCGCAGCGAAAGATGTAAGTCAGCAGACTTTACTGGATGCCCTGATGCACGAATTGCGTTTTTACCCGGAATCTCATATCAATATACC
- a CDS encoding GTP-binding protein yields MTTNRLPVTVLSGFLGAGKTTLLNHVLHNKQGMRVAVIVNDMSEVNVDAQLVKNEHTLHRTEEKLVEMSNGCICCTLREDLLLEVERLAGERRFDYLLIESSGISEPLPVAQTFTYQDEATGTDLSKLSRLDTLVTVVDAFNFIRDFSSIETLQERQLTDMEGDSRTIVNLLTDQIEFANVIILNKTDLIKAAELGMLQAVIRKMNTGARIITSAFGRVDLHGILNTGLFDFEVTSQQAGWIEELNKPHHTPETEEYGISSFVYRSRRPFHPGRFWHYLNEQWHANIIRSKGLFWLASRKDDALNWSQAGGSLRAERAGMWWASMPYKDRISYLSFLDNKEEIEKRWDKHFGDRQNELVIIGRELDKNTIVRELEDCLCNDSEIAMMERGDIFNDEFPL; encoded by the coding sequence ATGACAACGAACAGATTACCTGTTACGGTGCTGAGTGGCTTTCTCGGCGCCGGTAAGACGACTTTGCTTAATCATGTCCTGCACAACAAACAGGGCATGCGCGTAGCTGTCATCGTCAATGATATGAGCGAAGTAAATGTGGATGCGCAGCTGGTTAAAAACGAACATACGCTTCACCGAACGGAGGAAAAACTGGTAGAAATGAGTAACGGGTGTATCTGTTGTACGTTACGTGAAGACCTGCTCCTGGAAGTAGAACGCCTGGCAGGGGAGCGCCGTTTTGATTACCTGCTGATAGAGAGCTCCGGCATCAGTGAACCATTACCCGTAGCGCAGACATTCACCTATCAGGATGAAGCAACCGGCACCGATCTCAGTAAACTATCCCGGTTAGACACCCTGGTCACCGTGGTCGATGCATTCAACTTTATCCGTGACTTCAGCAGTATAGAGACACTGCAGGAGAGGCAACTCACCGATATGGAAGGGGATAGCAGGACGATCGTTAATCTGTTAACTGACCAGATCGAATTTGCGAATGTCATCATCCTCAATAAAACTGATCTGATCAAAGCAGCAGAACTGGGTATGCTGCAGGCTGTCATTCGGAAAATGAATACCGGCGCCCGTATTATCACGTCGGCATTCGGAAGGGTGGATCTGCATGGCATTCTTAATACCGGCCTCTTTGACTTTGAAGTGACCAGTCAGCAGGCCGGATGGATAGAAGAACTAAACAAACCTCACCATACGCCGGAAACGGAAGAATATGGCATCAGCAGCTTTGTGTACCGCAGCCGCCGGCCTTTTCACCCGGGACGTTTCTGGCATTATCTGAATGAGCAATGGCATGCAAATATCATCCGTAGTAAAGGCCTCTTCTGGCTCGCATCCCGTAAAGATGATGCATTGAACTGGAGTCAGGCGGGTGGTAGTTTACGGGCAGAACGTGCGGGTATGTGGTGGGCCAGTATGCCTTATAAAGACAGGATCAGCTACCTCTCTTTTCTGGATAATAAAGAAGAAATCGAAAAAAGATGGGATAAACATTTTGGCGATCGTCAGAATGAACTGGTGATCATTGGACGCGAACTGGACAAAAATACTATCGTAAGGGAACTCGAAGATTGTCTGTGTAATGACTCAGAGATTGCAATGATGGAACGTGGGGACATCTTTAACGACGAGTTCCCGCTTTAA
- a CDS encoding S8 family peptidase has protein sequence MKTVYCVMVGLAFVLLISCRKTDSSYSIPAAQPDPETIIPKPAINAFVHQQLDTYGYFDWKMASDTMVWSALLHGDSILSVGYAANSSVQEVLQLAGQKTATDISQNAIAKKLRFTQVRVSSYAAVKALRSSDKVRYVEPVGYGEYMNDVSKQDATAASDILASGCGYNSAKADLVAGTDYTVISPAAKMSWNYGYHRIEQAWQQSTGQRIKVMIIDTGVSPQQENLGTAFNQGLSGGRSIQKLGTYNSSADDLCGHGTSMAGVLAGPRGTDGNTAGIAYNCDLAIVHAAENVVLLSTAAINGVTSAYVLGADDPSVKIISMSMGTIFSSGQIKDALVYAYGRQKLMFCAAGTSTSFFAGFVGVIFPANQPQVIAVTGMKDNLKDRCDNCHTGSKVDFAIVMQRSSGRNPLTIAMTGDVPSTVGGSSVATASCAGIAALVWSKYPAYPRDSIVARMARASGFAGNRSSKFGWGVINAAAAVGF, from the coding sequence ATGAAGACCGTGTATTGCGTGATGGTGGGACTGGCGTTTGTGCTTCTCATCTCATGTCGGAAAACTGACTCATCTTATTCCATTCCTGCTGCGCAGCCAGACCCCGAAACGATCATTCCCAAACCGGCCATTAACGCATTTGTACACCAGCAACTGGACACATATGGTTATTTTGACTGGAAAATGGCCAGTGATACAATGGTATGGAGTGCTTTACTGCATGGAGATAGTATCCTGTCGGTAGGCTATGCAGCCAATAGTAGTGTGCAGGAAGTCTTGCAACTGGCTGGGCAGAAAACCGCCACTGATATATCCCAAAATGCTATTGCTAAGAAACTTCGATTCACACAGGTACGTGTGAGCAGTTATGCAGCGGTAAAAGCATTACGTTCATCTGATAAGGTACGCTATGTGGAACCTGTTGGTTATGGTGAATATATGAACGATGTCAGTAAACAAGATGCAACCGCCGCTTCCGATATACTGGCCTCCGGCTGTGGTTACAACAGTGCAAAGGCGGATCTGGTAGCAGGCACGGATTATACCGTCATCTCCCCTGCTGCAAAGATGTCGTGGAACTATGGTTACCACCGTATAGAACAGGCGTGGCAGCAATCCACCGGACAGCGTATCAAGGTGATGATCATTGATACAGGGGTGAGTCCGCAGCAGGAGAATCTGGGTACCGCATTCAACCAGGGACTGTCCGGGGGACGATCCATACAGAAACTGGGCACTTACAACAGCAGTGCGGATGATCTCTGCGGACATGGGACCAGTATGGCTGGCGTGCTGGCCGGACCACGGGGAACAGATGGCAATACGGCTGGTATTGCCTACAACTGTGACCTGGCCATTGTGCATGCTGCTGAAAATGTAGTATTGCTTTCCACTGCCGCGATCAATGGTGTCACCAGTGCCTACGTGCTGGGAGCGGATGATCCCAGCGTAAAGATCATCAGTATGAGCATGGGAACTATTTTCAGCTCCGGGCAGATCAAGGATGCCCTCGTCTATGCATATGGTAGACAGAAACTGATGTTCTGTGCTGCCGGTACCTCTACCTCCTTCTTTGCGGGCTTTGTAGGAGTTATATTTCCGGCCAATCAGCCGCAGGTGATAGCGGTCACCGGTATGAAGGACAATCTGAAAGACAGGTGTGATAATTGCCATACCGGCAGTAAGGTTGATTTCGCGATCGTCATGCAAAGATCCTCTGGTAGAAATCCGCTAACCATTGCCATGACGGGAGATGTACCATCTACGGTAGGTGGGTCTTCTGTAGCTACGGCCAGCTGTGCAGGGATAGCGGCGCTGGTATGGAGTAAATATCCGGCTTACCCACGCGACAGTATTGTTGCCA